Proteins encoded in a region of the Cupriavidus pauculus genome:
- a CDS encoding site-specific DNA-methyltransferase: MATNKTSPLSVETIKHEDAKRKNIPTAEYQSVMKKEQQSPVRVAYPREREGRNRDLDPQLVWRGKDEQDWSDLVVHAPPLYIQEKVHPKVLIDDLKRRTERAQGSDSPQVDMFADFNGLPNEDAKTEFYAHDAHWANRMILGDSLAVMASLAEREGLRGKVQCIYLDPPYGIKFNSNFQWSTTSRDVKDGNAEHITREPEQVKAFRDTWRDGIHSYLTYLRDRLTVARDLLDESGSIFVQIGDENVHRVRALLDEVFGDENFISQINFQSMTPLESGKIESVFDHIVWYAKDKERIKYKNLYREKMFDGNPEFKFRAKDVGYEELNLSAAPVGSTAGVFKRSVLESSGFTPSCTFTHEHKGQPFFPRGKKSWRTNTQGMNRLEKADRLFVLGSKLYYKLYYDDFPCMSYLNTWPDTVAGFGETKTYVVQTHPKIIQRCMLMTTDPGDLVLDPTCGSGTTATVAEQWGRRWVTIDTSRVALALARARIMGARYPYYLLTDSQDGQIKEAQLTGKTLGNVTTRGSVRQGFVYNRVPRITLGSVAHNSEIDVIWDKYQLRLEPLLAGINSALGTSWHEWSIPRLPDSKWPAAVQRDHAEWWKLRVIRQEEIDASIAAKAEFEYLYDKPYEDKKKVRVAGPFTVESLSPHRVLAIDENDELIDPADPKVAKQQADFEAARDFVQIILDNLKTAGVQQAHKEDRVVFNSLVPWPGDLVCAEGGYEDSAGEKRAAIFIGPEFGTVSRPDLVAAAREAGDAGFDVLIACAFNYDAHSSEFEKLGRIPVLKARMNADLHMAEDLKNTGKGNLFVIFGEPDIDILPAEGGQVRVKVNGVDVFHPNTGEVRSDGAEGIACWFIDTDYNEESFFVRHAYFLGANDPYKALKTTLKAEINEDAWATLNSDTSRAFDKPKSGRIAVKVINHLGDEVMKVFKVS; this comes from the coding sequence ATGGCCACTAACAAGACCTCCCCGCTGAGCGTTGAGACGATCAAACACGAAGACGCCAAGCGCAAGAACATTCCCACGGCCGAGTACCAGTCGGTCATGAAGAAGGAGCAGCAGAGCCCGGTGCGCGTTGCGTACCCTCGCGAGCGCGAGGGGCGGAACCGAGACCTGGATCCACAATTGGTCTGGCGCGGTAAGGATGAGCAGGACTGGTCAGACCTGGTAGTGCACGCGCCGCCTCTATACATACAAGAGAAGGTCCACCCCAAGGTGCTAATTGACGACCTCAAGCGGCGGACTGAACGCGCGCAGGGATCGGACTCACCGCAGGTCGACATGTTCGCGGACTTCAACGGCTTGCCGAACGAAGACGCCAAGACCGAGTTCTATGCACATGACGCCCATTGGGCCAACCGCATGATCCTGGGCGATAGCTTGGCAGTCATGGCCTCGCTGGCAGAGCGCGAGGGTCTGCGCGGCAAGGTGCAGTGCATCTACCTTGATCCGCCGTATGGCATTAAGTTCAATAGTAACTTTCAGTGGTCAACCACTAGTCGCGACGTTAAGGACGGCAATGCCGAGCACATTACTCGCGAACCGGAACAAGTAAAGGCCTTTCGCGATACTTGGCGCGACGGGATTCATTCCTATTTGACGTATTTGCGTGATCGTCTAACTGTCGCTCGTGATCTGCTCGATGAAAGTGGATCGATATTTGTTCAGATTGGTGATGAGAACGTACATCGAGTTAGGGCGCTTCTCGATGAAGTTTTTGGTGATGAGAATTTTATTTCACAGATAAATTTTCAGTCCATGACGCCATTGGAGTCCGGGAAGATCGAGTCTGTTTTTGATCACATAGTTTGGTACGCCAAGGACAAAGAAAGAATCAAATATAAGAATCTCTACCGGGAAAAGATGTTTGATGGGAATCCGGAATTTAAATTTCGCGCCAAGGATGTCGGCTACGAAGAGCTGAATCTCTCCGCTGCCCCGGTAGGTTCAACCGCTGGGGTCTTTAAGAGGTCAGTTCTGGAGTCGTCGGGATTCACGCCATCATGCACTTTCACCCATGAGCATAAAGGACAGCCTTTCTTCCCGCGTGGGAAAAAAAGCTGGAGAACAAATACGCAGGGCATGAATCGACTTGAGAAGGCGGACCGTCTCTTTGTCTTAGGCTCGAAGCTTTACTATAAGCTCTACTATGATGATTTCCCATGCATGAGTTATTTGAATACGTGGCCGGACACCGTGGCGGGCTTTGGGGAAACCAAAACATACGTTGTGCAGACGCATCCTAAGATTATTCAACGCTGTATGTTGATGACCACGGATCCGGGCGACTTGGTTCTAGATCCCACGTGTGGGTCTGGCACAACTGCGACTGTTGCAGAGCAGTGGGGACGGCGGTGGGTGACGATTGATACCTCTCGAGTCGCGCTGGCGCTGGCCCGTGCACGAATTATGGGGGCTCGATATCCGTACTACCTGTTGACAGATAGTCAAGATGGTCAGATTAAAGAGGCTCAACTTACCGGAAAGACACTGGGTAATGTGACGACTCGGGGCTCGGTTCGACAAGGATTTGTATACAACCGCGTGCCGAGAATAACCCTGGGATCTGTTGCTCACAACTCTGAGATCGATGTAATTTGGGATAAGTATCAGCTACGACTGGAGCCTCTTCTTGCGGGAATAAATAGCGCGCTCGGTACTTCGTGGCATGAATGGAGCATTCCTCGTCTGCCTGATTCCAAGTGGCCAGCAGCAGTCCAGCGAGATCATGCTGAGTGGTGGAAACTGCGAGTTATTCGTCAAGAGGAGATTGACGCATCCATTGCAGCCAAGGCTGAATTTGAGTACCTCTATGACAAACCGTACGAGGACAAGAAGAAGGTCCGTGTGGCAGGTCCGTTCACGGTGGAAAGTCTGTCGCCGCATCGCGTACTGGCTATCGATGAAAACGACGAGCTGATCGATCCTGCCGACCCTAAGGTGGCCAAGCAGCAAGCCGACTTCGAGGCTGCGCGCGACTTTGTGCAGATCATTCTTGACAACCTCAAGACCGCTGGTGTGCAGCAGGCCCACAAGGAAGACAGGGTCGTTTTCAACTCGCTGGTTCCTTGGCCCGGCGATTTGGTGTGCGCCGAGGGGGGCTACGAAGACAGTGCCGGCGAGAAGCGCGCCGCCATTTTTATTGGGCCGGAGTTCGGCACGGTGTCTCGACCGGACCTGGTGGCCGCCGCGCGCGAAGCTGGCGATGCCGGCTTCGATGTACTGATCGCTTGCGCCTTCAACTACGACGCGCACTCCTCCGAGTTCGAGAAGTTGGGGCGCATTCCTGTGCTGAAGGCGCGTATGAATGCCGATCTCCACATGGCAGAAGACCTCAAGAACACGGGCAAGGGCAATCTTTTCGTGATCTTCGGCGAACCTGATATCGACATCCTGCCCGCCGAAGGCGGTCAGGTGCGAGTGAAGGTCAATGGCGTGGATGTGTTCCACCCCAACACCGGCGAGGTCCGCAGCGACGGGGCCGAGGGCATTGCCTGCTGGTTCATCGACACCGACTACAACGAAGAAAGCTTCTTCGTCCGCCACGCCTATTTCCTTGGTGCGAACGACCCCTACAAGGCACTCAAGACCACGCTGAAGGCGGAGATCAACGAAGACGCTTGGGCGACCTTGAACAGCGACACATCGCGCGCATTCGACAAGCCGAAATCCGGGCGCATCGCCGTGAAGGTGATCAACCACCTGGGCGACGAGGTGATGAAAGTGTTCAAAGTCTCATGA